The Candidatus Omnitrophota bacterium genome contains the following window.
GAAACAGATTATTGCTGAAGCGCAGAAACAGGTCAACGATGTCCAGGCGCAGTATCGTAAAGGTATTATAACCGACAGGGAGAGATATAATAAGATAGTTGATATCTGGACTCACGTAACAGACACTGTTTCGGAGAAGGTTATTGATAACCTGGGCGATTTTAACCCTATTTTTATGATGGCGGATTCCGGCGCGCGCGGCTCCAAACAGCAGATCAGACAGCTTGCGGGCATGAGAGGGCTTATGGCCAAGCCGTCGGGAGATATTATAGAATATCCTATTACCGCCAATTTCAGAGAAGGCCTAACCGTGTTGGAGTATTTTATTTCCACGCACGGCGCCAGAAAAGGGCTTGCCGATACGGCACTTAAAACAGCCGATTCAGGGTATTTAACAAGAAGACTTGTTGACGTAGCGCAAGATGTTATTATCAACGAAGATGACTGTAAGACATTAAACGGTATATTGATAGGCGCCATTATTGAAGGCGATGAAGTAGTTGTCAGCCTTAAAGAAAGGATTATCGGCAGGGTTGCCTGTGATAATATCGTTGATATAATAACGGATGAATTGATAGTTGAGGCAGGACAGGAAATAGACGAGAAAAAAGCCGACCTAATTGAGACTGCCGGTATTGAACGTATCAGAATCAGGAGCGTTCTGACCTGCGAAGCAAAAAAGGGAGTATGTGTTAAATGCTACGGCAGAAACCTTGCCACAGGCCGGCTTGTTGAAAAAGGAGAGGCTATAGGAATCATCGCCGCGCAGTCTATCGGTGAGCCGGGGACCCAGCTTACAATGAGGACATTCCATATAGGGGGTACGGCAAGCAGGGTCGTGGAGCAGGCTTTTATAAAAAGCAGGAATAACGGTATCGTCAAATATCATAATGTTAGAATAGTGGAGAAGGCTGATACCGGTGATATAGTAGTTTTGAATCGCAACGGCCAGGTATCGGTTAATGATGAATCCGGCAGGGAATTTGAGCGTTATCCCGTTCCTCACGGAGCCGTCATAACCGTTAAGGAAAATAAGCAGGTCAAAAAAGACATGATTTTTGTGAAATGGGACCCTTATATGTCTCCTATACTTACCGAAATGGCAGGCCTGGTAAGGTTTGAGGACATCAGAGAAGGTTTGACCATGCGCCAGGAAACAGACCCCAATACGAGGTTGACAGATACTATCATCATAGAGCACAAGGGCGAATACCATCCCCAGATCGTTATACAAAATGACAAGAAGGAAGTTGTGGCCCTCTATCCTATACCGGCAGGCGCGCACATACTGGTAAAAGACGGACAGCATATAAAGGCAGGTGACTTGCTTGCCAAAACACCGCGCTTGGTTACGAAGACCAGGGATATTACCGGTGGACTGCCCAGGGTAGCGGAGCTTTTTGAGGCAAGAAGGCCAAAGGACCCCGCTATTATAAGTGAGATTGACGGCATGGTGGAATTTGGCGGTTCCAAAAAAGGCCAAAGGCGTATTATTGTTAAGAGCGAGACGGGAATGAAAAAAGAATACTTGATTCCCCACGGCAAACATCTTAACGTGTATAAAGGCGACCGGGTTTATGCCGGACAGCAGCTTGTGGACGGGCCTATTGTGCCTCAAGACATACTCCGGGTTTCAGGAGACAAGGCTTTGCAAGAGTATTTGGTAAATGAGGTCCAGGAGGTTTACAGGCTGCAGGGCGTTAAGATAAATGACAAACACATAGAGGTTATCGTAAGGCAGATGCTTAAGAAAGTAAAGATTGATGACTCGGGAGACACGGACTTACTGGTCGGATCTCATGTGGATAAAATAGAGTTCTATGAAGCAAATCAGAAGGCGAGCAAGAAAAAATTTAAACCTGCCAAGGCTACGCCGATACTACTGGGTATAACCAAAGCGTCTTTAAGCACGGAGAGTTTTATATCGGCGGCAAGTTTCCAGGAAACCACCCGCATATTGACGGAGGCCGCCACCGGAGGCAAAATAGACCATCTCACCGGACTTAAGGAAAATGTTATTATGGGCCATCTTATACCGGCCGGAACGGGTTTTCCTGATAATAAGGAAATTGATATCGTTAAGAATATTGATATTATGGAAAGCGCCAGAAAAGAGCTTGAGAAAGAGGCTAAAGAGACAGTCTAACACGCCTTTCGCGATACGTATTGCCAAAGGGTTATGAAGTGTTGTTATAACAGGTTTGACGGCCGTAAGA
Protein-coding sequences here:
- the rpoC gene encoding DNA-directed RNA polymerase subunit beta', translated to MDLNFDSVSIKIASPDTIKAWSKGEVKKPETINYRTLRPEKDGLFCERIFGPTRDWECSCGKYKRIKHKGIVCDRCGVEVTLSKVRRERMGHIELATPVSHIWFFKVVPSRIGTLLGITLRELEKVLYYEEYIVLDPGETGLKEKELLSDEKYRQYRQQYKDGFQAMMGAEAIKKLLEKVDLPKLSSKITKDIKNSKGDQSQKRLAKILKIIELFKQSDNKPEWMILDIIPVIPPDLRPLVPLDGGRFATSDLNDLYRRVINRNNRLKKLMELKAPEVIIRNEKRMLQESVDALFDNGRHGRPVLGTGNRPLKSLSDMLKGKQGRFRQNLLGKRVDYSGRSVVVIGPELKLHQCGLPKKMALELFEPFIIKKLKERGFVHTIKSAKRMVEKAKLEVWDILDSVITDHPILLNRAPTLHRLGIQAFQPVLIEGKSIRVHPLVCSAFNADFDGDQMAVHVPLSIEAQMESKLLMMASNNIFSPASGFPVLSPTQDIVLGLYYITKEDKNKKTQGMVFASPDEVITAYDDGQLDIHGMIKVKMTDKIIETTPGRIIFNKALPQGLSFINDTINKSKISKIIVSCYKEFGHTSTVMLLDELKALGFEWATRAGLSISLNDLKLLPEKKQIIAEAQKQVNDVQAQYRKGIITDRERYNKIVDIWTHVTDTVSEKVIDNLGDFNPIFMMADSGARGSKQQIRQLAGMRGLMAKPSGDIIEYPITANFREGLTVLEYFISTHGARKGLADTALKTADSGYLTRRLVDVAQDVIINEDDCKTLNGILIGAIIEGDEVVVSLKERIIGRVACDNIVDIITDELIVEAGQEIDEKKADLIETAGIERIRIRSVLTCEAKKGVCVKCYGRNLATGRLVEKGEAIGIIAAQSIGEPGTQLTMRTFHIGGTASRVVEQAFIKSRNNGIVKYHNVRIVEKADTGDIVVLNRNGQVSVNDESGREFERYPVPHGAVITVKENKQVKKDMIFVKWDPYMSPILTEMAGLVRFEDIREGLTMRQETDPNTRLTDTIIIEHKGEYHPQIVIQNDKKEVVALYPIPAGAHILVKDGQHIKAGDLLAKTPRLVTKTRDITGGLPRVAELFEARRPKDPAIISEIDGMVEFGGSKKGQRRIIVKSETGMKKEYLIPHGKHLNVYKGDRVYAGQQLVDGPIVPQDILRVSGDKALQEYLVNEVQEVYRLQGVKINDKHIEVIVRQMLKKVKIDDSGDTDLLVGSHVDKIEFYEANQKASKKKFKPAKATPILLGITKASLSTESFISAASFQETTRILTEAATGGKIDHLTGLKENVIMGHLIPAGTGFPDNKEIDIVKNIDIMESARKELEKEAKETV